From the genome of Blautia pseudococcoides, one region includes:
- a CDS encoding ABC transporter substrate-binding protein — MEKRQKIILLGFLFLLAAIILLCLRFFPRFEEKRSREEKNVINLRLWYPWENEGEAYKKSFLEAVEAYNSTHDEVQVWAEGTEMELYREKLPSAIASNDTPDIYFCFGDRYLQGAASSGKLLKMNEYLSEDIDSRLHEDAVRGLTYEGGIYGLGFSENIAVLFINMEMFESYGCRVPSDWDGLLEVCREFISRGITPFACSGDTDTGFRLYLESICIGAAGDDVCARVLQQEGTGEEIAAFADGVGKFCQLRDMGAFGDPWFPRSTQDVENDFYLSKIPMYLAKSDLAGNIMQENSPLYGKLSAVPFPGLQNAGQILGGISDAFAVNKAAAYPRETVQALEEILQNFAVRLYERGAGIPVWDTGRAQKPEEEIYWQIREIADTAETRMQYWEFYLDRRRAERFMKSSEELGGGSISPEQFIEELCTAG, encoded by the coding sequence GTGGAAAAACGGCAGAAAATTATTTTATTGGGGTTTTTGTTTCTATTGGCAGCGATCATACTACTCTGCTTACGGTTCTTTCCAAGGTTTGAGGAAAAGAGAAGCCGTGAGGAGAAGAACGTGATAAATCTGCGGCTGTGGTATCCATGGGAAAATGAGGGGGAGGCGTATAAGAAATCTTTTCTTGAGGCTGTGGAAGCGTATAACAGCACCCATGATGAGGTACAGGTTTGGGCAGAAGGAACAGAGATGGAGTTGTATAGGGAAAAACTGCCGTCCGCCATTGCATCCAATGATACTCCGGATATTTATTTTTGTTTTGGAGACCGTTATCTCCAGGGGGCAGCCAGTTCAGGCAAACTACTAAAGATGAATGAGTATCTGTCAGAGGATATTGACAGCAGGCTCCATGAGGATGCTGTAAGAGGTCTGACTTATGAGGGCGGGATTTACGGCCTTGGGTTTTCAGAAAATATAGCTGTCCTGTTTATAAACATGGAAATGTTTGAATCATATGGATGCCGGGTTCCATCAGACTGGGATGGCCTGCTGGAGGTGTGCCGGGAATTTATTTCCAGAGGTATCACGCCCTTTGCCTGTTCAGGTGACACGGATACAGGTTTCAGGCTTTACCTGGAAAGCATATGTATAGGGGCGGCTGGAGATGACGTATGCGCAAGAGTGCTGCAGCAGGAGGGGACCGGGGAGGAGATCGCCGCTTTTGCAGATGGTGTGGGCAAGTTCTGCCAGCTCAGGGATATGGGGGCTTTTGGAGATCCATGGTTTCCGAGAAGTACTCAGGATGTGGAAAATGATTTTTATCTTAGCAAGATTCCCATGTATCTGGCAAAAAGTGATCTTGCCGGGAATATTATGCAGGAGAACAGTCCCCTCTATGGAAAGTTATCTGCAGTGCCGTTTCCCGGACTGCAGAATGCCGGGCAGATTCTTGGAGGGATCAGCGACGCTTTTGCTGTGAACAAGGCAGCAGCTTATCCCAGGGAGACCGTACAGGCTTTGGAGGAAATTCTACAGAATTTTGCCGTCAGGTTATACGAGAGGGGGGCAGGGATTCCGGTGTGGGATACCGGCCGTGCGCAAAAGCCTGAGGAAGAGATTTATTGGCAGATACGGGAGATTGCGGATACGGCAGAAACCAGGATGCAGTATTGGGAATTTTATCTGGACAGGCGCAGAGCCGAGAGGTTTATGAAAAGCTCTGAGGAGCTGGGCGGGGGAAGTATATCCCCGGAGCAGTTTATAGAAGAATTGTGTACGGCAGGTTGA
- a CDS encoding helix-turn-helix domain-containing protein has protein sequence MDENTTMKTANIRLPELFGDRISFLRKLKGLTQAQLAEKLGISAQAVSKWESGLSCPDIMMLVPLADIFNVSTDMLLGGGQLTGCDVTPNQNAEADREKGFPGQTAAEGRTESSKETQNRVGPEWQVGVEWQNEPEEDSRTGEEETGGANGYVKAASQTSAADAGGAGGLGKAGVQAGAADAGGAQVQSKTEEQVKAESQTGEAAQAKAEDQAKAEESADWQSQTGQGTQAGPSDTEGQRTQENVNREADRAGESGMHQDSSNRRKWEENWKNGTLEIRKVFRENNVMIHSLHIDIGMADAIIREGDEFALDLSCYPNGDCREEVRDGVWKIKDRGYKDLFLLSNLTNIFSERKIIIIIPRGYHFKDVKIKLGAGKLVGRGILTDSSSLDLGAGEIVLADYYSGDAKIKCGMGKVMLEGQMRGRCKLDCGMGEIAASLVAPSEYGYRVKVGMGDVRVGENRLGGMGGTYKVNNNAENFFDINCGMGAVKVLFDE, from the coding sequence ATGGATGAGAATACAACTATGAAAACAGCAAATATCCGTCTTCCGGAATTATTTGGAGACAGGATTTCATTTTTAAGAAAGTTAAAAGGACTGACACAGGCGCAGCTTGCAGAGAAGCTGGGAATTTCAGCACAGGCGGTGAGTAAATGGGAAAGCGGTCTCTCCTGTCCGGATATTATGATGCTGGTTCCCCTGGCAGATATATTTAATGTCAGTACAGATATGTTGCTGGGAGGCGGTCAGCTCACCGGATGTGATGTGACTCCGAACCAGAATGCGGAAGCAGACCGGGAAAAGGGGTTCCCGGGGCAGACGGCTGCAGAGGGGAGAACGGAATCTTCTAAAGAAACGCAGAACCGGGTTGGACCGGAATGGCAGGTTGGCGTTGAATGGCAGAACGAACCAGAAGAAGACAGCAGGACGGGAGAAGAAGAGACAGGCGGAGCCAATGGTTATGTGAAAGCAGCCAGCCAGACAAGCGCAGCAGATGCAGGTGGAGCCGGGGGTTTGGGTAAAGCGGGCGTCCAGGCAGGCGCAGCAGATGCAGGCGGAGCGCAGGTTCAGAGTAAAACAGAGGAACAGGTAAAAGCTGAGTCACAGACTGGAGAGGCGGCTCAGGCTAAGGCAGAGGACCAGGCAAAAGCAGAGGAGTCCGCCGACTGGCAGAGCCAGACCGGACAGGGGACTCAGGCCGGACCATCTGATACAGAGGGCCAAAGAACACAGGAGAATGTAAATCGGGAAGCAGACAGAGCTGGGGAGAGCGGAATGCACCAGGATTCATCCAACAGAAGGAAATGGGAGGAAAACTGGAAAAACGGCACCCTTGAAATCAGAAAGGTTTTCCGGGAGAATAATGTGATGATCCATTCCCTGCATATTGACATCGGCATGGCGGACGCCATTATCCGTGAGGGTGATGAGTTCGCGCTTGACCTATCCTGTTATCCAAACGGTGACTGCAGAGAGGAGGTAAGGGACGGGGTCTGGAAGATAAAAGACAGAGGATATAAGGACCTGTTTTTACTGAGCAACCTTACAAATATTTTTTCAGAACGAAAAATAATCATCATTATACCCAGAGGATATCATTTCAAGGATGTGAAAATAAAACTGGGTGCAGGCAAATTGGTGGGCAGAGGAATACTGACAGATTCCAGCAGCCTGGACCTGGGAGCCGGTGAGATCGTGCTGGCTGATTATTATAGTGGTGACGCCAAGATCAAATGCGGTATGGGAAAAGTGATGCTGGAAGGACAGATGCGGGGCAGATGCAAACTGGACTGCGGCATGGGTGAGATTGCAGCCAGCCTTGTGGCACCTTCCGAATATGGCTACAGAGTCAAGGTAGGTATGGGTGATGTCAGAGTCGGAGAAAACCGGTTGGGAGGCATGGGAGGCACTTATAAGGTGAACAACAACGCGGAGAACTTCTTTGATATCAACTGCGGAATGGGGGCAGTGAAGGTTTTATTTGATGAATGA